The Toxoplasma gondii ME49 chromosome XI, whole genome shotgun sequence region TCGCGGAAAAGTATCGTCACCGTTCGTCAGGCTTTCGGTTTGTAGAACAAACTTCCAGTCCTCAGTGAACAATCAACACTTCAAGTTCCGATTCGCTAGGCTTTGGCTTTGTTCAGACGGTGTGAGGTTACGTCGCTCTTGTGCGGGGTAGATTGTCGAAGGGGTCTCCTCCTCAGAAAAATGCCCTCTAAAAATTTTCCTTCAGATCAAGATTTGCGTCGTTTCCTCCCGGCTTCCATACGTGGTAATCCTGAGGTTTGCAAGTGGGTCTACGGCTCTTTCTCTGAGCTGTCTTTTTCCTCAGTCGAGCTTCAACCTTTATGTTTTTCACGTTCTATCCTACTCTCTAGTACTACAAATCCTGGGAAGAGGGAAAGGCACTGTCTTTGCTGTTCTGtcgttgttttcttcgccaCATTTTCGgttttcgtcgtctctttcgGCGGTCCTTCTTAGAGCCAATTATTCGCAACCCGTTTTTCCGGGTGTTTTCCTGAATGCgattctctgtcgcttcatCCTTCCGTAAAACTGGACTTCGTGCCTGACTCGTGTGTTCTCTTGCAACGCGGTGTTAAGCGCAAGGCTAAACTTCAACGGCGCCTCGCTAGCCTGTTCATCCGTGCGGTCGCCAGGGATGTTTTGCCCGTCGTTGTTTATCATGCTTTTTTGTGCGATTTCTTCTGCACCATGAGGCCGTCGGCATTTCTTCACAAGCAGCCCATCACTGGAACCATGTTCGGTAGTCTGGGGACTGTGCTATCACTGTTTCTGCGATCTGAGTTACACAGTTCCGGTTGTCGCCAcgacgcgtttctccaggGACGCGCGccgtctgtacacccggcTTCTCAAGAACATTGGCGATCTGCTCTGCTAATACATCGActttgtttctttgtcgGAGTCTTCCTCTTTTGGAAAACGCCGACGGGTGAtggaaggaaaacaagagtAGATCCAAAGGCGAACTCCTCTGCTCCGCTGTCTTAAGTCTTTCCATCAGTGCCTCTCAGGGAATACTCGGTTCTACGTGCTAGACGCTGCCTGCCCGGCTaggcgttttctctccagatTACACTCCACTGTGGCTGTGATCCGGACTTCCACCAGTTTCTCAGAGGAATTAGAGTCTTTTCTTCCaattgttttttcttcttggaaagaaacagcagaaCGCTCCGCAGAGATTGCCAGTCTTTCCTGCCACAAATCTGTTTGCCTGCATCGCAGTTTTTGCTTTCGTCCAGCTCACGGGACTCCCCTGTCGTTGGCGTCCGAGCTTACCGGGAAACCATAAACCCTACCGCCATCTCTTCACCATTTCATCAACGGGCTTCTcgccgaagaaaacggaTTCAAACTCAATTCACTGTAAAACAGTCCAGGGAGATCTTTTAGCAAATAGCAACCATTGAGCGCGGGGTACCACAGGCCGTCCAGTTCAACTTTACCATTTCACAAGAGCGTGCGGTAAACGTACGGAACCACGCAAGTGAATCCTGTAAGAAACTCCTTCGCTCCCCATAGGCAGAGCTCTACAGGATCCGCTGAGATCTGGGCTGTCTCCCTGTCCTGCATTCAGAGACGTCTCAATCAGTGTCAGCGTCGGCGACTCCTGTTGCTGAGGGCACTGCGGCAAAagccgcttctctgtcggctCTGCAGCGCCGCAGAAAAGATGCACTGCGACAGGAGGCGGGAGAACCCTGAGACTCTTGACGGTGCCGAGTGAGATTTTCGAGCACACTCTGCGCTATTGAAAGGAAGACATCCGTCCAAGCCGTCAGTTAGTACGTATTATGTCGTCAGCATGTCACTGCCAGggccagagaagagagggccGAAGTGGAGAGACGTCTCTGCATACGCAGGAGTCTCCGGTGTACACAGTGCTTCGAGAGCAGAAAGCAGTGAGACGGGAAGAGATTACACAAGGCGGAAGgtgctttctctccacagagatcgttcgccttcgtcgcctctgccgcctccgtGTTTTGCCTCTGTCGCCACTCGCGTGGCTCTCGAAGCCGCAGTGAATTCGGATGCGAAGTTTCGGGCATCCCGAgttggagagaagagtcgggagacaaaaaaacggggaaggagaaaacggccGCACTCGACGGGCCAGGGGATGACGGAGGTCGCCTTGCCTCGTTTTGGGGAAACCTCTGattcctcctttcctctttcgcaGAGTGCATTCGTTGAGTCAAAGTGTGACGAAGAGCGCCTCGTCGCGGAagtcgcttcttcccccAAGTTAAGCAGTAGCGGCGCCGGTCTGAGGTCTCCGGCatcgggtgtacatacaccggtCTCCAAGAGCCCTCCCTGCTTTGCTGCGGAGAAAAGGACTTCCTCGGAACGCGGTCCTCGCGCCTGCATCAGCGCTGGTGGAAATTGCTCCCTTTCCGTCGAGTCCCGCGTTGTGGCggcctttgtttcttcggCGTCCGTTGCGTGTGAAGACCAGTGTCGCTTCGACGCCGATCCGACAGCCTCGGTCTCCTTAGTGCGGTTGCCGACTGTTTCTGTGCGCGAgtgtctgccttctcgtgCCTCGCCCAGGTCCTCTCCGTCATTGCCTTGCGGCGAATGCTCGAGAGAggccgaaggagacagtggggAGAGTCcccaggaggagacaggagacgaatTTCACGCGTCCAACAGCGGAGCGGTGTGTCATTTGTCGTCCTCGTGGGGGGGGCCGTGGCAGCAACGGCAGTCCACAGAAGCTGGCGCCACAGGAGACACGCGCAAggagcgcatgcgtcgttctgtctcctccacttctcgAAGGAGAACCGCATCAGGGAGCGTGGAGGCGTCGCCACCTCTAAGCGAGGCGACAGGACGTCGAGTCGGAGAGGGCGATCATAGAGAGGACGCGTGCAGTCCTTCTCGGGGGCGTCCGACGTCTTCGTCGATAGAGCGGATTTCAGGAGTCTCACCTTCTCATGCCTCGTTGAACTGTTCTTATCTTCCATCTCCGTCTGCGtcactgtctccgctctcggGTCGTCCACCCGCTCTCCTTTGTGAAGCAACAAGCGCGGAGAGAACCCGGCGTGGTGAGCcggtgtttctctcttcgtctctgccggtttcttcgtctggtTCATCAACCTCCGGGTTGCCTTCGAacttgccttcttcgtcaccGCGAACGCAGGTCGGGGACGCATGTTCctccgcgtctgcttctccctcgtcttctgtctctccgtctggtCATCCCCACAGTTCATTGTCTCGGTCTCCTGCTCAGTCGCAGGGCTGCTCTCCCGGCCTCGCCGAAAGTGTTTCGAGTATCGAAGATATCaactcttcgtctccaggaATGAACCTGTTGACTGGCCCTCGTTCCGTGCATCTCttcggagaggagagagccgCTCTCAGTGCCACGGGAGCGACCATGAAGGAAGAGCTTCGGCGTCTGTTGAGCGCCGCTTCGCAGGAGGCTCGCACCGAGTGTGAATTGCTTCAAGAGAAGTTGAAGCAGATTGAGGCGGAAAATGCTCGGCGAGAGGCTGCGATGCGACACCAAGAAGCCGAGTCTCAATTGGTGTGTGTCGTTTCGGGGCAGAGCACCTTGGGCGCCTCGTGGCGAAGCAGCTCTGGCAGCTGCGGTCTCGCCccctggagacagagggagtTGTCGCGGGGCGGACTCtcccctctgtcttccttaGCTAGTCTTAGCCCAGGGGCGGCGCCTGAGAATGCCGACTCGTCTGCGGCTTCGATTCCCACCCTGGAGTCGCTCGCAGGACACGAGTTGCGggttgcttctctgtcgtcgctCCGCGACTGCAGGATTTCCTGCTGTGTCTCGCGAGAGGCTCGACCAACCACTCCGCCGGCGCTGGATCAACGCGGTGTACATTCACCTGGCTTCGCGTCTCGGGTCCAGGGACTGTCTGCGGCGCGAGTGCGGTCGGAAGAAAGCGAGTCGGTTTGTGGTATGGACCCAGAAGACCTCGCTTTCTTTGGGTCTCAGCATGCAGCGCCTCTGTCGGTGGCGCTCGGAAGGGGAGGGAGGTCTCCCAGCGATGTTGCGGCGCAGCTTCAGCCGCCTGGGCATTGCGCTCCGTCACCGGCTtcaagcagagacgccgagcaAGGCAACCCCGGGTGTCTCCCCCTGTCTCTGGGTTCTGAACGGTGGTCTTCCGGTTCTCCCGccgagtttcttctcgcttcttctcccacactttcctcgcgtttccAAGTTCTTTCTGCGAAGCCGTTACCCCAGACTTGTGAAGGCACGCGCTGTCTGaccgcttcttcgccgcttcACTCGTCCGTGTCTCCGAGGGAAGATGTCTCCAACGCATATCTGGGCCAGCAGGCTGCTGAGTCTGCGGTATCTTCGGACCCACTGAGTCTTCTACACGTCtccgaagaagccgagaagagcCGAGAGTTCCTCTTTCAGCGGTTCCtcccctttttttctcgaaaaAGTGTCGACTGCGGGTGGAAGAACCCCCTTAGACCGCCGCAGAGATCTGAGGGGTCTCCGCATGCGTTCGCCacagacagcggagacgccgagttGCTCTGTCGATTACAGTGGAGACAAAGCCAGACGTCTCCTGCTGGGAAGCTCTTGAGCGCGGTCCGAGCAGAGGGAGGGGAAGGGGGTacgggaggagaagagacctACGCAGCCGAGAACGGAGTGGGGACCTCGGGAGCGAAGCGAGACTCGCAGGCTGTCCTTCGGCAAGCTGGTTTCTGTTCAGGAGGCAGGCAGCCGTCAGAACAAGACGGCGGGGACGCGgctgaagagaggaactcAGCAGGGGCCCGCAGTGCAGGGAGGCTtcgcttgtcttttttttctcgtgaaAGTCGTCCAGGCCTTCTGGGGACgctcttttcgctctttagcaagaaggagacaaaacgacaAGGAGATAGTCTAGCTGGCACTGCTCCAGACAACGGCAATCGTGCACAATGTTCTGAAGCAGTCGTGTCCGCGTCTGTGGGAACCAGAGGGAAGGCAAGAGAGGccaacgaagaggagaaagcacGGATCGAATCTACGTTTCCAGTAACAGTGGCTTCTCGTGACTTCGCCTCGAGTTTTTGTACAGGAGAGACGTCGGATGCGAATGGTAGGGATATGAAACGAGACCCGCGTTCTTCGGCGCATGCCGACGCGAAGCCTCGCGCTTGCTCCTGCGACGCGTCTGCGGTCGATGTGAGAGACCGacgcagcgaggaagactgCCAGGGGCAGCAGAGATGTCGAGTTCTGGAAGGGGAAAGGATACCCGTTTTCCACACAAAGGCCGACTGGCTAGCTGGTCTCAGCTGGCAGCAAGACGTGAGAcgaggaactggagacagCACCAGCACTCGGACGAGTAGCCAGACGCGAGTTGGCGGTAGTCGCGGCGGTGAACAAGGCTCGTCCCCCGGCAATTGCTCCCATTTGTCTAGTCCAACGCCGCTGGCATGTTCGGTAGAGGCATCTTCTCCGTCCGGAAGACTTCGGGCGCACCGACACCCGGGGTGCTTTGAGGACTCAGAGGTGGCAGAAAAGTTGCATCGCGAGACAGACAATTcggagcagagaagcggcgcgACGCGGACCTCGAACGGCGGATCTGTCCGCGGTTGCAATGCATCACGGACGGATTCCATGACGTCTGACGAGGCTGGACGGGGAAGGACACGCGCTCAGTTCCCTGCCGTCTCCATTGTGAAAAATATCGCAAAGGACTGCCCGCGCTGCAAGCGGCAAGTTCTGCTGGAGGTTCTGAGACTCAACTCCCAAAGTTCACCGAATGAGAGTCAAACGCAAAAAAAGCGACTTGTCCGAGCAGCCCCGATACAGCCCGTAGGATTTTGTGTGTGCTGGGTGCTGAAGAGCTctcgaggaggcgaaacTCGGAATGCAGCGCGAAGTCTCGAGTCAAAAAGGATTTCTAAAATGAAAGGGAGCTCccatgcagagacggaacGTGAAACCTCTCCGTGTTTAGCGcaaccttctgcgtctgttgGAAGCAACTCGCGAAGCGCCTCAGAAGAAGCATTAGTGTCTGGCAAGGAAGCGAGCCGAGGCGGCGCATGCGTGCTGGGAGGACGGTctgaaggagcagaagaccCGGGAATCGACAGAGAACTCGGAAACAAAAGCAGCGCGAGGGCAGACAGGGGGGGAACTGGAGGCCAGGAAGGCAACGCGACAGACGCCAGCCTCTGGGTGCAAGCAATGATGCTCATGGACATGTAGAATTCGGTTTTCTAGGATTTCGTGCTTTGGTCCCGACAAGTCGGGGAACGCGGACTTCTTGTCTGCGCGGTTTGAACAGTGATGTTTTTCTCCGACACTCAGAACAAAACAATCCGGCGAAAAGTGTATCCGATTCAGATGGAAAGTGTcaagtctctgcagagaggcggGCGCCTCGTTAACGAAGCATGCAGCGGAGGCAGGATACCGGCTTTCTCATAAACCCTGAACCCCGCCGGTCGCCTCTCAAGTCGTCTGATACGCATTCGTGCACGGTATCCGTAGAAAGATACCAACACATACTTCCATACAGAAAAAATATTCTGCCCATCTCGGGGTTTCCCTTTTGTTTCTGTGGGATGCTCTGTCCGACGGGCATTTTCACCGGTGTATTTTGCGAGACTTAGTGTTGATCTTAGCTCTGACGTGAAGCGAGGTGTTCAGAGATAGATTTGTCTGTATTCTAATCTGACCATAGTTTAGTGTCCACGTGGAAGGGTGGTTCGATTCGACGAAACCAGCGTCGCAAACTTCCTCGAAATCTGCTTCTATAGATGTCAAACGAGgcgagacacaaaaaacacTTCGTAGGAGGTAGTTCTTGGAACCGAAACAAGCAAGTTTTGTTTGGGCCGGTGCTGCACTTGGCTCTTGTGTGTGCTGACCTTTCCAACTTTTCAACGGTGTAGTTAAAATCGATCGGCTGCAGCAACTGGTGAGCTGTCTCTTAATTAGGACGGTGGAATGATGACTGTTTCAGGAAGCGCAACGTAGAGGGGAACTGGTTCTTGCAAAGCGGTAAGAAAGCCGCCGCTGCATGTTGCTgccagagaggaagagttcTGCAGAGCTTTCACCTTGCGCCTCCAAGGTCTTATTTAAGAAAGTCAGAATGAATTCACAGTTTGGGGATCTGTGTTTTTGTCTGTACCTAGGCAGGGTGCTGCTGTGGTGCCATACTGAAGCAACCAACAAGAGCTCGATAAAGCACTGGAGGCGCGTAGGGATATCCAATTCTAGTACAGAACAATAAAAATGGAATCTTCGGACGGCCAGCTGCTGCCTCTACCATGCTTTTACTGCCCCCTAACCATCGTGTGAGAACAGTCTAATGTTGTGGACCAGGGAAGTCTGAGGCGGGAAGTTTTCTGTGGCACGTAACACAACTGATCCCATGACCGCGCATGTATTCAACCTGAAGTAGTGATTACAAGAGCAATTAGCCGTTTAGCAGCTGCTGAGGTTATCGGCAAAGTCCTCTGTGTGAGGAATTATTTCGGGCAACCCGCTGGTCCGTGTGTTGCTCCAGCGGAACAAGCGATGCCACAGTAAATGGACTACTACATAATTGCCTGTGAGTGTTCCTTGTCaggctcttcctcttttgaAACGATGTGTGGCAACCGCACTTCTGTCTGACTCAATCGCGATAATGTTCACACGCTGTGTCGCCAATAGGCGACGAACAGCCTTTGCTCCGTCAGAGTGCATTGGAAGGTGTCACGTTCGAAGGTTGTTAAAGGTCAACCTCCATTTCCACGTTGAATCTCTTGATGAAATCGTGGTAAAGCATTTCTGAAGGCGGTTCGCGACGTGTCATTCATTCATGTATTTTAA contains the following coding sequences:
- a CDS encoding hypothetical protein (encoded by transcript TGME49_313360), whose product is MSLPGPEKRGPKWRDVSAYAGVSGVHSASRAESSETGRDYTRRKVLSLHRDRSPSSPLPPPCFASVATRVALEAAVNSDAKFRASRVGEKSRETKKRGRRKRPHSTGQGMTEVALPRFGETSDSSFPLSQSAFVESKCDEERLVAEVASSPKLSSSGAGLRSPASGVHTPVSKSPPCFAAEKRTSSERGPRACISAGGNCSLSVESRVVAAFVSSASVACEDQCRFDADPTASVSLVRLPTVSVRECLPSRASPRSSPSLPCGECSREAEGDSGESPQEETGDEFHASNSGAVCHLSSSWGGPWQQRQSTEAGATGDTRKERMRRSVSSTSRRRTASGSVEASPPLSEATGRRVGEGDHREDACSPSRGRPTSSSIERISGVSPSHASLNCSYLPSPSASLSPLSGRPPALLCEATSAERTRRGEPVFLSSSLPVSSSGSSTSGLPSNLPSSSPRTQVGDACSSASASPSSSVSPSGHPHSSLSRSPAQSQGCSPGLAESVSSIEDINSSSPGMNLLTGPRSVHLFGEERAALSATGATMKEELRRLLSAASQEARTECELLQEKLKQIEAENARREAAMRHQEAESQLVCVVSGQSTLGASWRSSSGSCGLAPWRQRELSRGGLSPLSSLASLSPGAAPENADSSAASIPTLESLAGHELRVASLSSLRDCRISCCVSREARPTTPPALDQRGVHSPGFASRVQGLSAARVRSEESESVCGMDPEDLAFFGSQHAAPLSVALGRGGRSPSDVAAQLQPPGHCAPSPASSRDAEQGNPGCLPLSLGSERWSSGSPAEFLLASSPTLSSRFQVLSAKPLPQTCEGTRCLTASSPLHSSVSPREDVSNAYLGQQAAESAVSSDPLSLLHVSEEAEKSREFLFQRFLPFFSRKSVDCGWKNPLRPPQRSEGSPHAFATDSGDAELLCRLQWRQSQTSPAGKLLSAVRAEGGEGGTGGEETYAAENGVGTSGAKRDSQAVLRQAGFCSGGRQPSEQDGGDAAEERNSAGARSAGRLRLSFFSRESRPGLLGTLFSLFSKKETKRQGDSLAGTAPDNGNRAQCSEAVVSASVGTRGKAREANEEEKARIESTFPVTVASRDFASSFCTGETSDANGRDMKRDPRSSAHADAKPRACSCDASAVDVRDRRSEEDCQGQQRCRVLEGERIPVFHTKADWLAGLSWQQDVRRGTGDSTSTRTSSQTRVGGSRGGEQGSSPGNCSHLSSPTPLACSVEASSPSGRLRAHRHPGCFEDSEVAEKLHRETDNSEQRSGATRTSNGGSVRGCNASRTDSMTSDEAGRGRTRAQFPAVSIVKNIAKDCPRCKRQVLLEVLRLNSQSSPNESQTQKKRLVRAAPIQPVGFCVCWVLKSSRGGETRNAARSLESKRISKMKGSSHAETERETSPCLAQPSASVGSNSRSASEEALVSGKEASRGGACVLGGRSEGAEDPGIDRELGNKSSARADRGGTGGQEGNATDASLWVQAMMLMDM